The Limnospira fusiformis SAG 85.79 genomic interval TATAACACGCCCGCCCGTTGTAGCAGTACCATGGTCCCCTGTAAGTCAGCTAGATTGGCTAAGTCAATTCTTGGGGGATTGATTTGCTCAATAGATAACTGTCGCTCTGGGGCTGGTATTCCTTCGACTAGGGGATATTCTTTTGTTTCTCGAGCGAAGAAGTTTTGGGCGTTATTGGTGAGTAAAAACTGGATAAATCGCTGTGCATCTTGGGCGTTTCTGGCTGTGTCGAGAATAGCTACTCCGGCTATGTTAATTAATGATCCTGCGTCGCCACGGGTGTAGTGGTGAGCGACGGGGAAGTTAGGATCATCTGCTAAGAAGCGATATAGGTAGTAGTTATTGACTAACCCAATATCTACTTCTCCTCGACCTACGGCTTCAACAATGGTCGTATTGTTCCGGTAAACTACAACCCCATTATTTCTCATGGCTTGGAGCCATTGCATGGTTTTAGCATCACCTTCTACTAGGCGCATGGCGGTAACGAAGGACTGAAAAGAACCGTTGGTGGGAGCCCAGCCAACTCTCCCCCGCCATTTGGGTTGGGTGAGTTCGGAGATGGAGTTGGGTAGTTCGTTGCGGTTGACCTGCCTGGTGTTGTAGGCTAGTACCCGCGCTCTACCTGTAATCCCTACCCAGTGGTTGTTAGGGGAACGGAAACGAGAATCTACTCTGCTGATGATTTGTGCGGGAATGGCGCGAGTTCGACCGGCTTTTTGTAAGGCTCCCAAGGCTCCAGCATCTTGGGCAAAAAATATGTCAGCAGGGCTATTGCGTCCTTCTTCAATAATAGCGATCGCTAATTCGGCAGTGTCACCATAGCGGACTCTAATATTAAGACCTAGCTCCTGTTCGGCTCGTTTGATTAATGGACCAATCAGAGCCTCTTGTCGCCCAGAGTAAATAGTTAAAGTCTGATTCTGAGACTGGCTAACTTGGGCTATACCCAGAACTAAGGCTAGGGTGAGCATCCCCGCTAAAAAATGTCTACGTTTGAACATTTGTTACCCTCATATAGTTTTTGTTAGGGACAGTTATTAAGAATTAGTTGCATCTAATTCCAGATATACTATATCACTAGGTGGGGAGTTAAACAAGAATTTTTGTTAATAAACAAACGGCAATACGGCCATAAACCGGAGGTCAGAGGCTGGTTAATAGGTATTAATAGATTCTTGGTTGGTAGAAAAAAAGTGCTATTATATCATAACCGATCGCATTAAGTTTATTGATAAGTCATGTCAATATAGCCCAATGGAGGGAATAAATGACTATAATAGTCAACTAGATGTGCTGTTGGAACAGTTTAAATTGTTGAGATGAAATGTGGTTAGCCTGGTATAAGGTTTGGGAAATTTCATCGAGACTTAATACCGCATGACCACGATAGCCATTTTCTGTCAACCTTTCCATGACCTGGCGACCATGATCGATAAATACCACAATATCCTCAACCCTTAGTCCTGCGGCTTGTAATGTGGCGGCTCCTTTCATGACACTATTGCCAGTAATGAGGATATCATCGACAACGACAACGAGTTCCCCTGACTGAAAATGCCCTTCGATCGCCCTTTTAGCGCCATAGGTTTTGACTTCCTTTCGTGGAAACACCATAGGTCGTCCTAAACGGAGAGATAAACCAGTGGCTGTAGGTAGAGACCCATAGGGAATACCCGCAATGCGATCGAAATTAAGATTTTGGAGAATTTCTGCGTATGCTCCCACAATCTGATGAAAAATCTGGGGCATGGAAATAATCCGGCGCAAGTCAATATAATAGGGGAGAACCTCTCCTGATGATTGCACATGGTCGCCAAACATAATGCAACCAATATCATAAAGTTGCAGAATCAGGTCGCGGTGGGGTTCATTTTCCAAGAAACAGACATCAGGAAGCCACAGGTCACAGCTAGGACTACCTTGCATAACCCGCAGGCGTTCGTCATTGATAGCATCTCGCAAAGACCGCACCGCCTCTGTGACAGTTCCCCGTTGCAATAAACGTGGTGGTAGAGGTAGCAATAGACCCGCACCGTCAGCACCCAAACCCGCGGCCAGAATTTGGATCAGATCATCTTGTTCGGTTAGATCGTTTTCCTCAGCACTATTTCCCTGAACCAAAATCAAACGCTCTGGAGCTTGGCGACGAATTCGTGCTAACATATCCGCCATGACCCCGACCTCTAACCCGACCTGTTCTGGAGTTCCCCAGGTTTGGGTAGCTCGCACCAATTCCAAGTAAAGAGGATGTGCGGGGTTAGGATATTCTTGGAGTAGGTTAGCGGAGGGGTTAGCAGTCGCACACAGGACAAATACTGCTTTATTAGGATAGACCAGAAAGGGTGTGACCAAATCCTGTCCGGTGTAGGGGGATACGGTGCAAGCATCAACCCCCCATTCTGTAAAAATCATGCGCGCAAACAGGCTGGCGCTATTGAGATCAGCGTGTTTAGCATCGAGAATGACGGGTATTGTAGAGGGGATATGGTCTAAAATCTGCTGTAAAAGATGCCACCCGGACAAGCCAAGCCCTAAATAGGTATTTAAAGTTAGTTTATAGGCACAAACTAAGTTGGCGGTTTGCTCTACGATCGCCTTTAACCATCGATACCACTCCTCCACGAGTTTACCATCATCGACCAACCCTAGGCCCTGCTCATTCTCAAAGTTAGGCGGATATACTTCCGGGTCGGGGTCAAGGTTCACATAGAGCAAACTTTGGTTGCGCTCAATGCTGCTAATTAGTTTATCGAAAAAATTCATGTTGCCTCCATTTAATCGAACCGCTAGAATACTGTGATTCACTAGGAATTTATGGGCAATGTCTGAGCAAGTTAATTTCCAATCATCTCCGTCCCATATTAATCAAATTGCCTTGGCTTTTCAAAAGGGAGGGTTGATCGGCTTATGTTTGCAGGTTTTTTTTGGGGTTGTACCCATTTTTCTGTTGTTGTTTGCGTTATTTCTCAGTCCCGCCAGAAATAGACTCGGACAATCATTTGTGGGTTTAGTTCTGGCTTATGGCTGTTTGTTGGCTCTAGGGTTTACCATTTACTGGTGTTTTCACTATACCCGAATTGGTGATCAACTGACTGACCCAGACCGTCGTCCGAGTAAGGCTAGTGTAACTCGCTCTCTTTGGATTGGGTTAGGAACTAATATAGCGGGTATGATTTGTGCTATGGTCGTGGCAATGTGGAAGGTGGGGGCTCTATTATTTAGAATGCTGTCTGTGCCACCGGGAGCCGCCACGATTTATAATCCGAGTGAGGGAGCGACTATTTTAAGTCGCAGCGGTCCGATTATTGTACCTATGGATATGATTACACTACAGGCTGCTCTTAATGCTATGGCGGCGGAGTTTGTGGGGATTATTGTATCTTTATTTCTGCTCTATCAAATTACTCAAAGTTTCTCTAATCGGGAAAAAAGGGTGACTGATTTGGGGGGTGAATGAGGAGCGATCGCTTTAAAATTAAGTCAGATTAACGCTGGTAGTAAGTGTTAAGCTACCACCGCCAAACCATACTTTTCAAAGATGTTTATAGCTGTGCTGACTTGTTCTGGGGTGGGTTCGGGAGTATCTTTAAGTTTATATTCGTAGCCGATTTCCTCCCATTTATATTCACCCATTTTATGAAAGGGCAAAATCTCGACTTTTTCTACATTGGTGAAGCCGGACACAAACTTAGCTAATGCTTCCATA includes:
- a CDS encoding bifunctional orotidine-5'-phosphate decarboxylase/orotate phosphoribosyltransferase, with amino-acid sequence MNFFDKLISSIERNQSLLYVNLDPDPEVYPPNFENEQGLGLVDDGKLVEEWYRWLKAIVEQTANLVCAYKLTLNTYLGLGLSGWHLLQQILDHIPSTIPVILDAKHADLNSASLFARMIFTEWGVDACTVSPYTGQDLVTPFLVYPNKAVFVLCATANPSANLLQEYPNPAHPLYLELVRATQTWGTPEQVGLEVGVMADMLARIRRQAPERLILVQGNSAEENDLTEQDDLIQILAAGLGADGAGLLLPLPPRLLQRGTVTEAVRSLRDAINDERLRVMQGSPSCDLWLPDVCFLENEPHRDLILQLYDIGCIMFGDHVQSSGEVLPYYIDLRRIISMPQIFHQIVGAYAEILQNLNFDRIAGIPYGSLPTATGLSLRLGRPMVFPRKEVKTYGAKRAIEGHFQSGELVVVVDDILITGNSVMKGAATLQAAGLRVEDIVVFIDHGRQVMERLTENGYRGHAVLSLDEISQTLYQANHISSQQFKLFQQHI
- a CDS encoding iron ABC transporter substrate-binding protein yields the protein MFKRRHFLAGMLTLALVLGIAQVSQSQNQTLTIYSGRQEALIGPLIKRAEQELGLNIRVRYGDTAELAIAIIEEGRNSPADIFFAQDAGALGALQKAGRTRAIPAQIISRVDSRFRSPNNHWVGITGRARVLAYNTRQVNRNELPNSISELTQPKWRGRVGWAPTNGSFQSFVTAMRLVEGDAKTMQWLQAMRNNGVVVYRNNTTIVEAVGRGEVDIGLVNNYYLYRFLADDPNFPVAHHYTRGDAGSLINIAGVAILDTARNAQDAQRFIQFLLTNNAQNFFARETKEYPLVEGIPAPERQLSIEQINPPRIDLANLADLQGTMVLLQRAGVL
- a CDS encoding DUF3611 family protein, encoding MSEQVNFQSSPSHINQIALAFQKGGLIGLCLQVFFGVVPIFLLLFALFLSPARNRLGQSFVGLVLAYGCLLALGFTIYWCFHYTRIGDQLTDPDRRPSKASVTRSLWIGLGTNIAGMICAMVVAMWKVGALLFRMLSVPPGAATIYNPSEGATILSRSGPIIVPMDMITLQAALNAMAAEFVGIIVSLFLLYQITQSFSNREKRVTDLGGE